ACTTTCTGTATGGAAGATTGACGCTGATACTGTAATTCCTGTGAAGCAGTCTCAATATACCATACAAAGTCTTTTAAAAGATGAAAATCTTGCTTCTGAATATAAAGACGGACTCTGTCTTGTATTCCGTCTTTGCGTAGATAACTATCACAGATATGCATATGCAGACAGCGGAAAAAAAGGACCGAATATTTTTATCCCTGGCATTCTTCATACAGTACGTCCAATAGCACTTGAAGACTCTCCTGTTTTTACTGAAAACTGCCGGGAATACACAGTAATTGAAAGCCCTGTTTTCGGAAAACTTGTTCAGATGGAAGTTGGAGCAATGCTTGTAGGCAGAATTGTGAATCTTGAAGGAGAAGGAACTGCTGTCCGTGGAAAAGAAAAAGGTTTCTTTGAATACGGCGGATCTACAATTATTGTTCTTTTGAAAAAAGATGCTGCTGTTATAAATGAAAATATCCTGAAGAACTCTGCCACAGGTATAGAAACCCCTGTAAAAATGGGCGAACAGATTGGTATAAAGGCATAAAAAAACGGCACATTAAAAAATCAATGTCATTAAGTTAACATTGGGATAATGCTTTGGATGAGAGAAACGGGAATGAAGATGATAACCTTCATTCCCGTTTCTTCCTTTTTAGGCATAACAAACAGGCGGATCTAAAATCCACCTACTAATCATGTTTTATTTTGATTATTTATGCTACTCTATATAAGAAACTATGAAATACTTTTCCTGTCAGTATTCGTTTACGATGCCTATTAGGTCTAACTGGAATTATATTTCTAGCTATTATAGTTTCTAAATTAGGTGATGTCGTTTTTTCACGCAAGAATAGTCTGCAGACATGAGCAGCAACGGTAAAGTTCGCTTTGTATGTATATTTTCTTTGCTTTTTTTCAATGACTACGTGCGAGGTAATCATTTCCGCAAAGTTATACATTATCAGATGTGCGTATATTTCTTGCTGAATACACATCACCTTTTTTGAATGAAAATCTAGCATTCCAATAGTATATTTTAAATCTCTAAATGAAGTTTCTATCCCCCATCTGGCTGCATATAACTTTTTTAAATTTGTTGGCGTATATTCCTTAGCGTCCAAGTTAGTAATTACGGTTTCATATGTGTCTTCAGTAATCTTGAATCGTACGATTCTAAATTTAAGCTCATAAAAGGCTACTGAATCCTTTTTCCTTAGCTTTGTTGGGAGATAATCAAACGGATGTGAATGTGCAATCAATTTGTAGTGATTCTTGTCCTTCAAAAATAATTCCTTCATTTCCTTTGTTTGTTTACGCGTAAGTTTTAAATCAATATTTACATCAAATTCTTCTTCATCAGGTAGGTCTAATCCATTCTTAATTCCTCGTGTACCATCCTTAATCCTTATGAGATAATACCAACCTTTTTCTTGGATATGTGCCATACTGTGATAAGATTCGTATCCTCTATCAGCAATTACTAATGCTTTGGGAATAGGCGATCTATCTACCATCTCTTGCAATGCAGAGTGCTCATTTGCATCATGCTTTCCTTGAAGTACTACATCAGTATATAAATGATTTTCTAGATTATAGAGTGCATTTAAATGCAACAAATTGTAGGGCTTTTGTCCATTAACACTGGGATAATAAGATTTTTTATCTTCAGAATTAGTTGGAATTTGAATATCAGAACCATCAACTGCAAGAATAGTTAAATCAGAATGCGAATGATTTTGTAGTTTATTTGTAAACCCTTTAAAGATGTCTCTAAAAAATTCGGGCTTAATCTTTTGTCTTTGCTGAACAAAAGCCGAGGCAGATGGCAATGAACTGACATCATGGAAGATATCAATCATCTCATTGGTTATACTCTTGCTTTCCATCTCGATGATAGCTCTGACTATTTTTTCGAATGGAAGCTTACGATTCCTAGTGAAATCTACTTTGGGATTAACAACATAATCCAACATGTTTTGAGTAGTGGTAGTGATTTCAGATAATAAAAGCTTTTTAATGTGTTTTGGTTTCATATGTGACCTCCTTGCAATCAAGTTTTCCTTAATTACAAGGGCCGCTTTCGCTACCTTTAAAACATCAGTAGCGAAAGCGGCCACACATTTACGATAATCTGTCAATACCTTTTAAGAAAAAAAGACCCCTATGTCATTTCTGACATAGAGATCTTTTGGGCTGTCATCTCAACTTAATGACATTGATTTTCTATCGGCTAGCCTTTTTCATTCTTGTTTCCACTCAACTGATATAAAAAATCATACTAAAAACCGACTAAAAAGAAGTTTTTAGTATGTACACAGGCTTTAGCTTGTGCTAAGCAAAATTTACTTTTGACACTCACATCATTATATAGGGTGATTATATCAATTAATTTCCTTAATAAAATTAACCAGGATATCTGAGCATTTCTCAGGTTTATCCAGATATATTTCATGCCATCCAGGGCACTCTACCATCTGACAATTTCCTAGCTTTTCCATATATGTTGCTTTTATATCAGGATTTTCACTTTCTACTCCATATGTTGTGGCCGCAACATATACTTTAGGTATTTCATTCGTTTTTAAGGTGTCCCAAGTCTTTCTAATGTTGTCTCCAAATAGCTTTTCTTCTGAGTTACAGGCATTTGAACCCATAGTCTTAGATAATACTCTCCAGGCTATATCTCTATGCTTTTCATCCAAGATAGCAAAAGTACTGTCGTCATCATCCTCATTACAGATAGGCTTAATCAGAGCGTTGATTAGACCAAATTTACCAGCTGTATGCATCCAACCAGGGAAGAAGTCCCAAGCACTGTACTGGTCCTCTTCAATCGGATAAACTGGTACGCCATCAAAAATTGCGACACCTTCTATTTCATCAGGATATTTGCTTTCCCAATAAGTAGAATATATACCGCCTAAGGAATGGCCTATAAGAACATATGGAGGCTTCACGCCGGCATTTTTAAGAGCCTTGCGATAGTCCTCAACAACATATTCAACTGTCATATCGTTTTTAGTGTCGTCACTCAAGCCATATCCAGCCCTGTCGATGAAATACAATTCATTATTCTTTTCAATTTCTTTTGTCATTTCTCGCCAGGCTATGACAGCTTCACCATCAATAAATCCCGATAAGCAAACTATTCTATGATTACCATTTTCTTTTCCACACTGATACACATTAAGCGAATAATCACCCACTGAAACTCGATTTTCATAGCCTTCTGTTCTAAGCTGCTTAAGAGCTCCATGCATATTCAAATGCTGATAAACAGCAAATATAGTAATAAACAGGACAATCCCTGCCAAAATAACACCTGTGACACGGCCTATTATCTTCTTCATCTTTCTCTCCCCTATTAATAAAACATATTCCGATTTCTATACTCGACTGCCATAGTATGTCTGACGTAGTATGATATATCATAGGATTTCTTCCCTGTCAAGGATTCAACAAGATAGAGTTTCGCTATGCGAAACTCCCGCAGTGCGAGCCTGCAATTGCTGAAAGCAATTAAGTACATATGCAGGCGAGACACATCTTACAAGCGCAGCTTGTTTTTTATGTAATAGGAGATTCCAGAGGAATTTCCTATTACATAAAAAAGGCTAGCCACGGCTCAATGTCATTAAGTTAAAATAACAAACATAGATTCCTATATCAGAAATGGTATAGGGGTCTTTTTTTTAACACTTGACACGAGCGACAAAATGTGCGGCCGCTTTCGCTACTGATCGAATAGAGAGGTAGCGAAAGCGGCCCTTGTAATTAGCAAGAGTTAATTGCAAGGAGGTGCTTATATGAAACCAAAACACATTAAAAAGCTATTAATGTCGGAAATTGAAACTGTTGCAAATGCTTCTGATAAGTATTGTTCAAATCCAGGGCGTGATTTTTCACGAGAACGAAAACTCTCTTTTAAAAAAGTCGTGGAAAGTATTATCGGAATGGGTAGCAAGGGACTTACAAATGAGTTGATTGACATCTTTAATAATGACCCTGAAATGCCCTCCGCCTCTGCTTTTGTCCAACAACGGAGCAAAATCAAGCCTGAAGCCTTCAGGGATATATTGGCAGGGTTCACAGAAAAGATAACCGAGCAATCTTGCCAATTAAGATTATTGGCAGTAGATGGTTCTGATATTCAAATCGCAACTAATCCAGATGATGAAGATACCTATTTTCCAGGGGCAAATGGTCAGAAGCCTTACAACCTAATTCATTTAAACGCCCTTTATGATCTTGAACAACATATTTATGTTGATTCAAGAATACAAGGGCGTATGAGTGGGAATGAACATATGGCATTGTAAGAAATGGTTGATAAATCAGACATACAGAAGGCCTTAGTCATCGCAGACAGGGGATATGAATCTTATAACAACATGGCTCATATACAGGAAAAAGGATGGTTCTTTTTGATACGTGTAAAAGATGGAAAAGCTGGCATAAAGGACGGATTGCTACTCCCTGAAGAGAATGAATTTGATGTTGATATTTGCTTGAAGCTTGTACGAAAACAAACCAATGAAATAAAGGAACTTATGAAAGATAAAAATAAATATCGATTTATCCCCCATAACGCAAGTTTCGATTATTTACCGGAGAAAACAAGAAAAGCAGATCCTGTTATATTTTATGAATTAAAGTTCAGGGTGGTCCGTTTTGAAATAGGAACTGAGAGTTACGAAACAGTACTCACGAACCTTGACAAAGACGCGTATCCAGCGACAGAGTTAAAGCGACTATACGCTGCCCGTTGGGGAATTGAAACATCTTTCCGAGATTTAAAGTATACATTAGGGATGCTTGATTTTCATTCAAAAAAGGTGATGTGCATCCATCAAGAAATCTATGCACATCTGATTATGTATAACTTTTCTGAAATGATTACCTCGCATGTAGTCATTGCTAAAAAACAAAGAAAGCATACATATAAAGCAAACTTCTCAGTTGCCGTCCATATGTGCAGACTCTTCTTCTATGA
The Treponema bryantii DNA segment above includes these coding regions:
- a CDS encoding phosphatidylserine decarboxylase, which produces MDSLTFLYKTIPGRVFLKLLTTRAVSKAAGAFLDSRCSAFLIKSFVQKNGINLDDYQTDGIKTFNQFFRRKIKNDRRPYDMEESHLAAPCDGLLSVWKIDADTVIPVKQSQYTIQSLLKDENLASEYKDGLCLVFRLCVDNYHRYAYADSGKKGPNIFIPGILHTVRPIALEDSPVFTENCREYTVIESPVFGKLVQMEVGAMLVGRIVNLEGEGTAVRGKEKGFFEYGGSTIIVLLKKDAAVINENILKNSATGIETPVKMGEQIGIKA
- a CDS encoding IS4 family transposase — encoded protein: MKPKHIKKLLLSEITTTTQNMLDYVVNPKVDFTRNRKLPFEKIVRAIIEMESKSITNEMIDIFHDVSSLPSASAFVQQRQKIKPEFFRDIFKGFTNKLQNHSHSDLTILAVDGSDIQIPTNSEDKKSYYPSVNGQKPYNLLHLNALYNLENHLYTDVVLQGKHDANEHSALQEMVDRSPIPKALVIADRGYESYHSMAHIQEKGWYYLIRIKDGTRGIKNGLDLPDEEEFDVNIDLKLTRKQTKEMKELFLKDKNHYKLIAHSHPFDYLPTKLRKKDSVAFYELKFRIVRFKITEDTYETVITNLDAKEYTPTNLKKLYAARWGIETSFRDLKYTIGMLDFHSKKVMCIQQEIYAHLIMYNFAEMITSHVVIEKKQRKYTYKANFTVAAHVCRLFLREKTTSPNLETIIARNIIPVRPNRHRKRILTGKVFHSFLYRVA
- a CDS encoding alpha/beta fold hydrolase translates to MKKIIGRVTGVILAGIVLFITIFAVYQHLNMHGALKQLRTEGYENRVSVGDYSLNVYQCGKENGNHRIVCLSGFIDGEAVIAWREMTKEIEKNNELYFIDRAGYGLSDDTKNDMTVEYVVEDYRKALKNAGVKPPYVLIGHSLGGIYSTYWESKYPDEIEGVAIFDGVPVYPIEEDQYSAWDFFPGWMHTAGKFGLINALIKPICNEDDDDSTFAILDEKHRDIAWRVLSKTMGSNACNSEEKLFGDNIRKTWDTLKTNEIPKVYVAATTYGVESENPDIKATYMEKLGNCQMVECPGWHEIYLDKPEKCSDILVNFIKEIN
- a CDS encoding IS4 family transposase codes for the protein MVDKSDIQKALVIADRGYESYNNMAHIQEKGWFFLIRVKDGKAGIKDGLLLPEENEFDVDICLKLVRKQTNEIKELMKDKNKYRFIPHNASFDYLPEKTRKADPVIFYELKFRVVRFEIGTESYETVLTNLDKDAYPATELKRLYAARWGIETSFRDLKYTLGMLDFHSKKVMCIHQEIYAHLIMYNFSEMITSHVVIAKKQRKHTYKANFSVAVHMCRLFFYERASPPNLETIIARNLIPIRPERHRTRNLTTKIFHGFLYRVA